The Erythrobacter sp. genome segment TCGAGATGCGCGGCCACTTCGTCGAGCAGCAGCAGGCTGGGCCGACCGCGAGCGGCCAGCGCGGCATGGGCGAGGGTGATGGCGATCAGCATCGCCTTCTGCTCGCCGGTCGAACATTCGGCGGCGGGCATGCCCTTGCTGGCCATCGTTACCTGCAATTCGTCGCGGTGCGGGCCGATCAGCGTGCGCTGCGCTGCCCGGTCTCGCGGACGACTGGCGGCGAGGGCCGTGCGCAGTGCCGCTTCCTCCTGCGCGCCGCCGGGGACGAGGGTAAGCGCCGGGCGGGCGAAGGGTTCGGCAGGCACGGCTGCCAGTTCGGCGGACAACCGCTCCACCAGCAGCGCGCGACCCTGCGCCAGTGACGCTCCGGCAGCAGCCATCTGTGTCTCGATCGAATCGACCCAGGCAGGATCTGGCGCGCGATCATCCGCCAGCAGCCGGTTCCGTTCGCGCAGGCTTGCTTCGTAGCGCGCGGCGTGGCGGGCGTGGGCGGGGTCGAGCGCCACCGCCAGCCGGTCCATATAGCGCCGCCGTGCGCCCGCGCTGTCGGCGAACAGCCGGTCCATCGCCGGGGTCAGCCAGCCCAGCGCAAGCCATTCGCCCAGGCTTGCCGCGCTCGTTTCGGCACCGTTGACCTGCACGATCCGCCGCCCCGGGCGCTCGGCCTGCACGCCGGTGCCCAGTTGCACCGGCTCGCCGCCATCGCCCGGGTCGAGCCTTGCGCTGACCGCAAATCCGCCCGTGCCCGCCAACCCGGCCATATCGCCCAGTGCCGCGCGCCGGAGCCCGCGACCGGGCGCGAAGAGGGAGAGCGCTTCGAGCACGTTGGTCTTCCCCGCGCCGTTTTCCCCCACCAGCAGGTTCAGTTGGCGCGTGCCCTCGAGCCATGTTCCGGCGTGGTTGCGAAAGCTGGATAGGGTGATGCGATCGAGCGGCATAGGAGCCTGCGCGTCCTATTCCACCGCCGTTGCGCAAGCCACCGGAAAACTACATCCCGCAAGATGGGAAAAATTCCCAATGCTTGGGATGTAAATTCCTGCAACCTGTCTGGTCCGTGAACGGAAATGGCAGAATTCCGCCACTTTCACGGTTTGGCACGGCTCCTGCAGTGTTGGTTGCATGAAGCAAGCCCGCTTCGAACCCAAACTTAGGAGACCCAAAATGACCCAGACCAATGAAATCGCCACCCGCATTTTCGCCGCTTTCGGCGCGCTGACCATCACTGTCACGCTGCTGGTGTCGAGCTTCGCCAACCCCAATGCCACCAGCCTCATCACCGTGCTGGCCTGATCGCCAACCACTTC includes the following:
- the recF gene encoding DNA replication/repair protein RecF — protein: MPLDRITLSSFRNHAGTWLEGTRQLNLLVGENGAGKTNVLEALSLFAPGRGLRRAALGDMAGLAGTGGFAVSARLDPGDGGEPVQLGTGVQAERPGRRIVQVNGAETSAASLGEWLALGWLTPAMDRLFADSAGARRRYMDRLAVALDPAHARHAARYEASLRERNRLLADDRAPDPAWVDSIETQMAAAGASLAQGRALLVERLSAELAAVPAEPFARPALTLVPGGAQEEAALRTALAASRPRDRAAQRTLIGPHRDELQVTMASKGMPAAECSTGEQKAMLIAITLAHAALAARGRPSLLLLDEVAAHLDPLRREALFERLRGGATQVWLTGTEAGPFAGIIDDASTWQVADGTAERI